TCGTGGTCGCCGACGGCACGCGGGAGGGCGCACTCGCCCTCGCCGGCGACGCGATCGCGATGCTCAACACCTACCTCCCGATCGACGCCGGGTTCATCGAAGGCGCACCGCAGTGCAGGATCGTCGCCCGGTACGGCATCGGCACCGACAACATCGACATCGCGGCAGCACAGCGGGCGGACATGGTCGTCACCAACGTGCCCGACTACTGCGTCGAGGAGGTCGCGACGCACGCGCTCACCCTGGTGCTCGCACTGGTCAGGCGCCTTCCCGAGTCGATGCGCCAGCTCGACGAGGGCGCGTGGGGCGTCGACGGCATCAGGCCGGTGTCGCGGGTGTCCGAGCTGACCGTCGGCCTGCTCGGCTACGGGCGCATCGCGCGGCGGCTCGCGGAGTCCGTCCGGCTCCTCGGCGCCACCGTCGTCGCGCACGACCCGTACGTCACGTCCGTCGACGACGGCACCGCACTCGTCGGGTTCGAGGAACTGCTCCGCGGGTCCGACGTGCTCTCTGTGCACGCACCGCTCACGCCGGACACGCGCGGAGTCATCGACGCCGACGCACTGCGCCTGCTCCCGCCGCACGCCGTCGTGGTCAACACGTCGCGCGGACCGCTGATCGTCCTCGCCGACCTGCTCGCCGCACTGCGCGAGGGCCGGCTGCGCGGAGCGGGTCTCGACGTGTTCGAGGTCGAGCCACCCGATCCTGAGCAGCTGCGTGACGTGCCCGGCCTGATCGCCACGCCGCACACGGCGTTCTACTCCGAGTCGTCGCTGAAGGAGTCGCAGCGCAAGGCGGCGACGCAGATCGTGAAGGTACTGCGCGGAGAGGCACTCGACTACCAGGTGCTGCCGTGAACGCACGACCGACCACTCGCGCAGCTGTCCCGTTCGGCCGATCAGAGGAGCAGATGTGAAGGAAGCCTTCGGCGTAGCCAGCACCGACTGGAAGGAAGGCATCAACTGGCCGAACGTGCGCGAGTGGCGGCTGCGCCGTGCACGCGAGGCGATGAGCAGGCACGGACTCGGCGCCATGCTGCTCATGTTCGACGAGAACATGCGCTACGTGTCGTCGACGTACACGCCCGGCTGGAACCGTCTCAAGCCCGGTCTGCGTTACGTCGTGCTCGTCGAGGGCAAGGAGCCGATCGTCTACGAGCAGGGCGACATCGGCCAGCATCTCAAGGTGCACAACCCCTGGATCCCGCACGAGAACATCAGGTACTCGTACTCGTGGATCAAGGGCGCCGCGGGTCCGGCGTCCGAGCGACAGGTGGAGAAGTTCACCCAGGCGCTGGTCAACGACCTCGAGGACGCCGGCGTCAGGGACCAGCCGCTCGGCGTCGACTTCATCGACATCAACATGATCCGTGCGTTCGAGCGCGTCGGCCTCACGTGGACCGACGGCATGACGCCGATGATGGAGGCGCGGGCGATCAAGAGCCCGGACGAGCAGAAGGCCGTCCGCATGGTCGGGTCGATCTGCGACACGCTCCACTACAAGTTCACGAACTTCATCAAGCCGGGCATGACGGAGAACGAGATCGCGGCGTTCGGCTTCGAGAACCTCTACAAGATCCCCGGCATGGAGGACGTCGAGGACGTCATCGTCTCGTCCGGTCCGAACGCGTGGCCCAACTGGCGCAACTTCTCCGACCGCATCGTCCGGCCGGGCGAGCTGGTGATCATCGACCTCGCGGCGCTCACCTGGAACGGCTTCAAGTCCTGCGTGTACCGCACGTACTGCGTCGGCGGGAAGCCGACCGACGAGCACAAGCAGTACTACGACCTCGCACACAAGTGGCTGTGGGACGCGATCGGCGCCGTCCGGCCGGGCGCGACGACGGCGGACATCGCCTCGCAGTGGCCGTCGGCCAAGGAGGTCTGGGGGTACGAGGAGGAGGACCAGGCGGCGGCCAACTTCTGGGGCCACGGCCTCGGCCTGGCGCAGTACGACCAGCCGGTCATCTCGCGCATCTGGTCGCTCGACTACCCGCAGGAGATCCAGGAGGGCATGGTCTTCGCACTGGAGACCCAGCACGGCAAGCTGCACGAGTTCGGCGTGCGCCTCGAGGAGATGCTGATCGTCAACGAGACCGGCGCCGAAGCCGTGTCGACGTACGCGTCGCACGAGATCGTCGCCATCGACTAGCGGCCGATGTCCGAGACCCGCACCGGCCTCTCCGGCGCCGTCCTCGACCTCTTCGATCCGCGGTGCCGCGACGCGGCCGTGGCGGGTGGCAAGGCGGCCGGACTGTGTCGCGCGCGGTCGGTCGGCCTGCCCGTCCTCCCCGGCGTGGTGGTGCCTGCCGGGGAGGCCACCGAGGCACTCGCCGCGGGCGCCAAGGCTCTCGGTGAACGCGGCAGTGGCGGAGCCCGCCGCGCGGCGATGACGGTCGCCGTCCGGCCCGCGCTCAGCGAGCAGCTGCGCGTCGCCGTGACCGCGCTCGGCGGCGACGTCGTCGTCCGCTCGTCCGCCGACGTCGAGGCGTCCGGGGAGTGGTCGGGGGCGTTCAGCACCTTCTCCGAGATCGGGCCGGACGACGCCGCGACGGCCGTGCGCGGCTGCTGGGCCTCGGCGTTCGGCGTCGACGCGCTCGACCGGGCCGAGCACACCGGACGGCCGCCGGAGAGCCTCGCCCTCGCGGTGCTGCTGCAGCCGCGTGTCGTCCCCGAGGTCGCCGGGCTCGCCCGGCTGGCGGACGGGGCGGTCACCGTCGAGGCCGTCGCCGGATCGCCGGCGGCGCTGATGGACGGGCACGCCGACGGCCACCGTGTCGTCGTCGCACCCGACGGCACGGTCGGCGGGTCCGGTCACGCGGTGCTCGACGAGGCCCGCGCGCGCGAGGTCGCGGCGCTCGTCCGGCGTGTGCACGACAGGCTGGGCCACGGTGTCGTCGAGTGGGCGTGGACCGGCGGCGGGCTGGTCCTGCTGCAGAGCATGCCCGCGCCGGAGACCGCGCCTCCCCCACCCGCGCCGGTCACCCGCCTCGCCGAGCTCGACACACGAGCCGCCGACCGCGTCGCCGCGCTCGCACTGGCCTTTCCCGGCGGCGCCTGCGACGAGCTGGTGTTCCCGTGGCTGCTCGGCGCGCGCACCGTACCGGCGATACCACCCGCAGCCGCGTCGCACGCCGTCGACCTCGACGGGCTGCGCCGGCTCGCCGGCGAGCTGGCCGCGCGGGTCTGGGCTACCTCGGCGAGCGAGGCCGTCACCCGCAGTAGCGACCTGCTGCGCGCGTTGCGCGGCGACGCCCCGGGTGCGGCACTGGCGACGCTCGACGAGCTCGCCGTACCCGATGCCGACGGCGGTTCCGAGCTCCTCGCGCTGATGCTCGCGGTCGGTGAGCGGCTGGCGGCGGACGGCCGGCTGCGTCGTGCGTCCGACGTCTTCGGCTGCGACGCCGCCGACCTGGCCCGTGCGGCGGGCACGGCGGGTCACCAGTCGTGGGCGGGCGCGCGTCGCTGGGAGCCGTTCCTCGCGGCGGTCACCCAGACCCGCGGCACCACGGTCGGCGGCATCGGCGCTGCGGCCGGCATCGGCGCCGGCCGCGCACGGGTGGCCGGTGGTGCAGTACCGTCCGGACGCGGCGCCCGTGAGGTCGTCGTCGCCACGGCGCCGACCCCCTCGCTCTCGCCGTTGCTCTGGGACGCCGCCGCGCTCGTCACCGTCACCGGCTCGGCCGCGGCCCACGTGATCGAGGTGGCGAGGTCGCTCGGCGTCCCCGCGGTCGTCGCGAGCCAGGACCTCCCGCCGCTGCCTGACCTCGACGGCGCTCTGCTGGCGGTCGACGGCGACACGGGCACCGTGTCGTACCACCGCCCCACCCCGTGACAATCCAAGGAGCACCATGAACGCCGTACGCGTCGCCTCGGTCGGACTCGGCTGGTGGGGGCAGGTCCTGGCAGATCGCGCGGGCAACGCCGGACTGCAGATCGTGTCGTGCTTCGCGCGCAGCGATCACGCGCGCGACGACTTCGGCAGCAAGAACCACTGCCGGCAGGCCGACTCGCTCGACGCGGTGCTGGCCGACCCGGAGGTCGAGGCGGTCCTCGTCGCCACCCCGCACTCGACGCACGCCGGCATCGTCGAGGCGGCCGCGACGGCCGGCAAGCACGTGTTCGTCGAGAAGCCGTTCACCCTGACCGTCGCCGAGGGCAGGCGCGCGGTCACCGCGGCCGAGCAGGCCGGCGTCGTCCTGCAGGTCGGGCACAACAGGCGACGCCAACCGGCCACGCGGCGACTCAAGGACCTCGTCGGGTCGGGCGCACTCGGCGTCGTCCACCACCTCGAGGCGAACCTCTCCAAGCCGAGCGGCCTCGACCCGCGGACGGGCTGGCGCGGTGACCCCGCGGAGAGCCCGGCAGGCGGGATGACCGGCCTCGGCGTCCACATGGCCGACAACCTGATCTACCTCGCCGGCAGGCCGTCCAGGCTCGCGGCGTTCAGCCGCCGGCATCTCGGCCTCGGCATGCTCGACGACGTCACCTCGGTCACGATCGAGTTCGAGTCCGGCGCCCTGGGCGTCCTGTCCACGTCGATGGTCGTCCCGGACGTCGCACGGACGGCCGTCCACGGCACCGAGGCCGCGGCGTGGAACGAGGTCGACGGCGCGCGCTTCTACTTCCAGGTGGTGGGTGAGAAGGAGCGGTCGGAGCAACAGGTGGAGACCCTCGACACCATCGAGGACGAGCTGACCGAGTTCGCGGCCTGCGTACGGGGCGATGCCACCCCGGAGACCGACGGACGAGCCGCGCTCGAGGTGGTCGCCGTCCTGGAGGGCATCGTCGAGAGTGTCACCACCGCCCGCGTCGTCGACCTGGACGAGATCCGCGCGAGGAAGTAGCGGTCAGGCCTCGAGGAGGTGGCGGGAGCTCTCCAGCGTCTTGAGCGTCAGGTCGAGGTGACGGCGCGACAGCTTGGCGGCCGCTCCGGCGTCGTGCCTGCGCAGGACGTCGATGAACTCGTGGTGCTCCTTGTTGGCTTCCTTCATCTGCACCGGCCGCGACTGGA
The DNA window shown above is from Streptosporangiales bacterium and carries:
- a CDS encoding C-terminal binding protein; this translates as MSARQTVVVTDQVFPDVDLERRILGDAGLDLVVADGTREGALALAGDAIAMLNTYLPIDAGFIEGAPQCRIVARYGIGTDNIDIAAAQRADMVVTNVPDYCVEEVATHALTLVLALVRRLPESMRQLDEGAWGVDGIRPVSRVSELTVGLLGYGRIARRLAESVRLLGATVVAHDPYVTSVDDGTALVGFEELLRGSDVLSVHAPLTPDTRGVIDADALRLLPPHAVVVNTSRGPLIVLADLLAALREGRLRGAGLDVFEVEPPDPEQLRDVPGLIATPHTAFYSESSLKESQRKAATQIVKVLRGEALDYQVLP
- a CDS encoding M24 family metallopeptidase; translated protein: MKEAFGVASTDWKEGINWPNVREWRLRRAREAMSRHGLGAMLLMFDENMRYVSSTYTPGWNRLKPGLRYVVLVEGKEPIVYEQGDIGQHLKVHNPWIPHENIRYSYSWIKGAAGPASERQVEKFTQALVNDLEDAGVRDQPLGVDFIDINMIRAFERVGLTWTDGMTPMMEARAIKSPDEQKAVRMVGSICDTLHYKFTNFIKPGMTENEIAAFGFENLYKIPGMEDVEDVIVSSGPNAWPNWRNFSDRIVRPGELVIIDLAALTWNGFKSCVYRTYCVGGKPTDEHKQYYDLAHKWLWDAIGAVRPGATTADIASQWPSAKEVWGYEEEDQAAANFWGHGLGLAQYDQPVISRIWSLDYPQEIQEGMVFALETQHGKLHEFGVRLEEMLIVNETGAEAVSTYASHEIVAID
- a CDS encoding gfo/Idh/MocA family oxidoreductase, yielding MNAVRVASVGLGWWGQVLADRAGNAGLQIVSCFARSDHARDDFGSKNHCRQADSLDAVLADPEVEAVLVATPHSTHAGIVEAAATAGKHVFVEKPFTLTVAEGRRAVTAAEQAGVVLQVGHNRRRQPATRRLKDLVGSGALGVVHHLEANLSKPSGLDPRTGWRGDPAESPAGGMTGLGVHMADNLIYLAGRPSRLAAFSRRHLGLGMLDDVTSVTIEFESGALGVLSTSMVVPDVARTAVHGTEAAAWNEVDGARFYFQVVGEKERSEQQVETLDTIEDELTEFAACVRGDATPETDGRAALEVVAVLEGIVESVTTARVVDLDEIRARK